Part of the Uloborus diversus isolate 005 chromosome 9, Udiv.v.3.1, whole genome shotgun sequence genome is shown below.
tttaccttattcttaaatgaaaaataaatagcatataataaaatatcgtttggcgcagtatagccctcaagggctcttgcgccataaaaatcaaaccaaccaaccaaccaaccaaccaacaaccaGAGTTACATGACGCAGTGAAAAATGAGTTTCAGCTTATGGTTAATCAAGGCATCTGCCGGTCATCAAAATCTTCTTGGTCATGTTTGCTTGTAAGGCTTTAGGGAGAATTCGAACAGTTGGAGACTATAGGAGGTTAAATTCTCAAACTATACCAGATCGATACCCCATACCGCACATACAATTTTTTCAACGCTTTATATAGTGCGAACCTATTTTCATATACCGTAAACCCAGAGCAAATACAAAAAACTGCTATTTGCACTCTGTACAGACTTTTCGagtttccttttttgaattttgGTTTGTGCGGATCTGCTCAAACATTCCAGAGATTTATGAACAGTATTCTCGGTGACCTTgatttttgttatgtttatttagatgatattttgatatttagtaATAGTGAGGAGAAACATGACTCATGTAAGAGCAGTTTTGAAAAGACTAAATGATTATGGGCTAACTATAAAGGTGTCAAAGTGTATGTTCGGGGTCGCAGAGATTTCTTTCTTAAGACACTTAATTACGAGTAGTGGCACAAGGCCCCTGCCGGATAAGGTCGAGCCAATTTAAAAGTACCCACAGCCAAGAAACGTTTAGAAACTGCAgagatttttgttatttttgaatttttttcgtaGATTCTTGCCAAAAATAGCCCGGCATCAGATGTATTTAACTGCGTATTTAAGAGGGGCCAAGAAAAACGATAAGACTCAGCTTGACTGGTCAGATAAAGCAAATGAAGGTTTTCAACATTACAAAAAATTGATTGCAGATGCGGTTCTTTTGGCACACCTAAAGCCGGATGCAGAGTTGATATTACAAGTCGACGCATCGGATTTCGCAATTGGGGGATCATTATCGCAAATAGTAAACAAGCAGTCGCAACCATTTGCTTTTTTTCTCTAGGAACCTGACGCCGGCAGAAAGAAAATACAGCGCTTATGATAGGGAACTGTTGTCAGCTTATGCTAACAAAAAACATTTTCGGCATATGGTCGAGGCGAGAAAGGTTTCCTTGTTTACTGATCGTAAACTGCTAACGTTTGCTTTCCAGGAAAGTTCGGATAAATGTAGCCCAAGACAGGCGAGGCAGTTGAATTTTATATCCCAGTTCACCACAGATATACGCCATATAAGGGGACCTGATAATATTGTTGCAGATGCACTTTCTCGGATAGACGCTATAGTCATGCCGAACCCCATGAATTACACAGAACTCGCACAGGCAAAACAAAGCGATCCAGAGCTAGAACTGTTGATAGAAAAATCgggagttttaaaattaaagagaaTTACCATACCGGAATgtgaaataccttttttttttttttttgcgatatagCAACTGGTACGCCTCGGCCGTTTGTACCCCCAGGAGTTCCGCGAGATAGTTTTTTCCACTTTGCACAATTTATCACATTTGGGTATCCTcagtatttcaaaattaataagatCAAGATTTGTATGGACTTCTATTCGAAAAGATTGCGTTAAATTGGCTAGATTTTGCATTCCTTGCCAAATATCAAAGATAACCCGACACACAAAAGCACCAATAGGGAAATTTTCGGACCAGTCACAGAGATTTGAATATGTGTATCTCGACCTTGTGGGTCCTCTACCCCCATCACAGGGAAACTATAATTGTTTAACTGTGATAGATAGGTGCATACGTTGGCTAGAGGCTGTGCCGATCCCTGGTATATCGGCTCAGACGGTAGCAAGGTGTTTTTTTGTTAACTGGATTGCTCGTTTCGGATGTCTTGCTCGTATAACTACCGACCAGGGTAGACAGTTTGAAGGTGCACTGTTTCACGCTATCTCGTGTCTTTTGGGTGTTAAAAGAATTCGGTCCTCTCCATACCACCCACAAGCAAATGGCTTGGTAGAATAGGtttggtttgttaatttttttttatggcgcaagagcccttgagggctatactgcgccaaacgaatttttagaataaattataTACCTAAATATAAAGTCAGGATATGATAAAAGTAAGCGTGTTTTCAGGAAAAAGGTATAAACAcgagtagtttaaaataagtaataaaaaacatgtagacattaaaaacatttaaacaacgtATGAAACAATATGTTGACAAAAAACCTTGAATAACGAGAAAAGGACAAAATCACTTTTTGaggacacaaacactaaattaaaaaggagaatccattcttctggaggaaggagtacaaattgcaatggggtgggtcccccagctaCTCCTTCAAggatggattaaaatcattaaaatatttaaaacgtatttgattaaaatttgagcCGTTACTGAAAATATGTAACACTTtgattcacattacatgtaatgcatgtcGGAGCTGGGTCGCGGCATAAAAGCAGTTACTGAAAATATGTAACACTTtgattcacattacatgtaatgcatgtcGGAGCTGGGTCGCGGCATAAAAGGTACTTATGAGTGAACCTTgtatgaccaatgcgaagtcgagctaataaaacTTGTAGGCTTTGGTGGAATAATTTCACAGACCGTTAAAGGCCTCTCTAAAGGCATATATCACTCAAGAGCGGGCAAATgcactaactttttttttggattccAGGCTGCGTTTAAGGAAGATTTGGGTGCAACAGCTTCAGAGCTTGTATATGGGAGGACGCTCCGACTGCCAGGAGAGTTCTTCGTAAAGACGGATATGGAAGGCACCCCAAAGGAGCTGGTGGAGGAACTCAAGACACATTTTCACAATATGCAACCTATCCTAACGAGCTGCCACGGACATAAGTCCGTGTTTGTACATCCACACCTAAAAGACTGTTCTCACGCATTTGTTCGCCACGGCAGAGTAAGAAAACCCCTGCAGCCACCATACGATGAACCGTACAATGATATCGAAAATAGAGAAGACTTTTGATCTGGAAATTAAAGGACAGAAACAGACAATATCTATCGACAGGCTGAAACCAGCTTTTTTGTCTAAAGACTGTTTACCTGTGGTTGAGAATATGGCCGAACAATCTGCGTCTAATGTAGTGACTACACGCTTTGGAAGCACAGTTAGGCAACCGTCTGAATACGGTATATTCGATGGAACTGTGGGGGGAATGTGCAGCGACCAACCGCCGGAAGCTGCGAGGAGAAGCCAAGTCCAGCGAACTGCTACCATTCGAACGCCAGTTGGCGACGGAGAAAATAAGGCAAACCAAAGTTTAAGCACAGGTGGAAAATGATTTCCAAGCAAACCTTGCCGAGGTGTGATTGTTATCAGCTGCAATGTAATTGTGAAGGTGTGGCTCCTGTTTTAGATTTTACAAgtttcaattttaacctttttacaGGTGTTTAACAATttagaaagttttaataaattgttttatttttacagtgttatTTCACATTCGGAGTGCTACAAGTTTCTGCTTCTCTTATGGAGgaggcggcatggagctaaatgtGGTCTTGCTTGCTAAGTGTGATGTTGTTCCTGTTAATGACTGTGAAGGTTTTATCGAGGTTCTAATAGGAGCCAATGTCGCAAGATAACTCATGACAATCACAAGCTGTTGTCTGTGGTCTCGCTGCGATTGAGACTAAATTGCGATAGAGGATAAAGGGTCGAGTGCTGCAAAGTTCCGATAGTAAGAATGCAACATTAATAACAACTTCAACGTTATCAAGAGCAGAGATTATCACAGATTTGTGGACACGTGATACGCTTGGTATTACAGATCCTTCTGCGAAGAAAAGTCGATTGGAACTAAAGTAGCAAAACATGATTTTTTGGATACTGTTTCAGTACAGAAAAATCGTTTCGTAGTGCAGAAAATCATGCATTGCTGCCAGACCACTACGAATTAGGTATAAAAAGATTAAAGAGTTTTTATAGCTAATTCGTAGAGCATAATTTCGCATCTTAAATCAGAGCCCCTCTATGAAACCTATGAAACAGATTTAATTGAGTGGCTTAAAGAAGGCATTATAGAAGAGGTTCTAGATGATGAGCAAGTTCCATTAATGTATCTACCCAATCGAGCAGTTGTCAATGAGAACTCTACTACTATCAAAATCAAGCCGGTGTTTGACGCGTCTGCCAAAACAAAAGACTTGCCTAGTCTGAACGATTGtctgaagaaaggaaaaaatcttaTTGAGCTGATTCCAAATATTTTAGTACGTTTCCGAAAAGAGAAGGTAGGCGTAATATCTGATATTATCAAAGCATTTCCGCACATCGGAATTCCACCTGCAGAAAGAATTTTTATTAGGTTTCATTGGATTACGAGTGATTGTGGATTGAAGACCATGCCGCGTAGTTTTTGAGATAGCTCCCTTTCTTACTCGGTTCTTGATTGGTTGGTTAAATtggtttttttttggaacaagTGCTTTAGTAGGGTATACTGCGCCAAAGGATTGTTTTAATATCAAAAAGGtggcaaataagaaaaaatgtttgaagagaAAAGGACATCAAACATTTAGAATTTCGTAAACTTTGCCGAAATAAGTACATGagcgaatttttaaattttgagtaactAGCCAAAAGagtaattagaaaaataattttgagtaacgtaaaaaaaaaaattattacagcaCAAAGACGAGACGAAGAAAAGGACCAACACTAAATAAGAGAGAAAAATCCAATCCCTTGAAAGTAGGCACTGTGACatggattttattattatttagcataTTTTAAAACTGTGGATTTTGTGACTACCAGCCGCAATTAACCGAGATAGGTTTCGAGGAAAAATGGTCGATTGCGAAAACACTTtcagaaaaagtaaaatgttctTTCTTACCACACTCAAACTCGAGAAAGAAAGGATGGGAAgtaagaaaaaaacgaaaaacccgGATTCCACTCAGAATAATTGCTtctgctgaaaaagaaaatacaaaaagacAGGAAAGTTGCCACAAAGAACAAGATCATTTCATTGGTAAGTCGGAATTTCTATattgtttttcccccctttttttaaaaataaaaatcatttaaactaAGAGGTTCAGTTAATCTTTTCACATAGCTATCttagttatttatttcaaatcacTGAACATATCAgttaaaagaaaacctttttgCATTTTCTAGAATAGCAAGCATGAACGGGGAACTCTGCCCCTCAGCATCATATCAGAATACACTCGCACAGCATCgacacttcaaaaataaataaataaataaataaataaataaatttcagaaatatctTTAAGGTAACACAAAAGAATCAAATAAAAAGATACTCAAGGTGCCTTCCGTCCATTACGGATCTCTTTTCTTTTTACACCTCTCCCGCTATGCCACTCGTCCGTCAAAATTACAGAACCTTTGAAAGCATCAGAGGAAATGGTTTAAATTCTAGAAACAACAGGGCATGGAATTCATATAATTGGGATAACCACCGACCCCAGTTTCAGCATTCGCAATAACAAAACCAACCTCacaacaataataattatcagaactacagtaaactctcgtTAGTACGCCGTTGACGGGGATTCTGAAAAACGTCGTATTAAGCGGGACGACGTTATAAGCAGAACTCTTTAAAATGCCGTTTTGGAagataacaggaaaaaaaaacataccttaCAAAAATCTGATGACTCGTTTTTAATcgctgaaataaaaataacagtctAAAAGCAAAAGAAACGCGTATGCATTTTAACCTCTACAACTTTATTACATCTTAGTTACAtctatgctattatttttttgtaagaaaattctCCATAAGGAGTTGCTTTCCTCCATCATAAGAAGTTGGTTTCCTAaaatttcttattataaaactttcaatCCTGTTAAGTTCTCTCAGCATCGCTTCCGAGTTTTCGGTAGAAGAGAGCGCCTGCCGCAAAACGCTTACGGAATCGCAGGCGCTAATAAAAGAGGGAAGTTGGGGAGGTTCATCTTCTTCCTCTTCCTCATTATCAACCTCGAATTCTCCATCTTTAAatgagaaagtaaaataaatactaaactgAAGTAAGGGTgaactttaaaaaggaaaaaatttaataagttaaCTTACTTACCTTTCGCCATGTCAATCATATCCTGAATTTCTAGAGTTTCCGTGATAGGCAAATCATCATCAACTGAACAATATCCAGGATACTGTTCCTCAAATTCGATGTCCAGAAAATCCGCAACATTCAGGTCATTTTCATTAGATTTGCTCTCAAAATGCGCTTTTCGAAAGCAATTTCTTATCACATCTGGCGCGATCTCATCCCACGCAGCCGAAACATAATGGATAGCATCCAACACATTTATTTTACAGGAAGAGTCCTCTCCTGATTCAATTTCACGTAAGTAACGCTGTACCAGCTTTTTACGGTATTTCTGCTTCAAAACTTTAATGACTCCTTGATCTAATGGCTGAAGCTTGCTGGTAGAGTTGGGGGGGAAATACTCGAGCTTGATGTTTTTGAGGGGGATTCCTTTGGGATGAGCGGGACAGTTGTCCACAAACAGAAGGACTTTCCTCTTTCCTTTACCGAATTTTCGGTCCAACTGTTGCACCCATTCAGTAAACAAACACCCAGTCATCCAGGCTCTATTCTGTGCTTTGTAGTTGCACGGGAAAGTTCGCAcatttttaaaacaccgtggtgaCTTAGATTTTCCAATCACCATCAGCTTCAACTTGTCAGATCCAGTCCAATTAGAACATGCTAATACAGTCAGT
Proteins encoded:
- the LOC129230025 gene encoding tigger transposable element-derived protein 4-like, with amino-acid sequence MAKRKALSFDEKLKIIQQYDEKKGVTNKQQFANEIGIPVSTLKTLLKKREEIESSAFSGISKRRRVRKGKNEDLEEVLYQWFQQARGNNLPINGPIMTEKANEIAKGLGINDFSGSAGWLDRFRKRYGIKYRQISGEAEAVDDDSIAPWIENLLPNLLKDYAPEDVYNADEFGLFFKLMPDKSLVLKDEKCHGGKLSKDRLTVLACSNWTGSDKLKLMVIGKSKSPRCFKNVRTFPCNYKAQNRAWMTGCLFTEWVQQLDRKFGKGKRKVLLFVDNCPAHPKGIPLKNIKLEYFPPNSTSKLQPLDQGVIKVLKQKYRKKLVQRYLREIESGEDSSCKINVLDAIHYVSAAWDEIAPDVIRNCFRKAHFESKSNENDLNVADFLDIEFEEQYPGYCSVDDDLPITETLEIQDMIDMAKDGEFEVDNEEEEEDEPPQLPSFISACDSVSVLRQALSSTENSEAMLRELNRIESFIIRNFRKPTSYDGGKQLLMENFLTKK